Proteins from a genomic interval of Indicator indicator isolate 239-I01 chromosome 1, UM_Iind_1.1, whole genome shotgun sequence:
- the LOC128973633 gene encoding uncharacterized protein LOC128973633, giving the protein MDFSSPFTLQCLLVVITVTHGSVIWTGVLSGGSAVFSMGIQSLQNLSRMSKGDKRCLTAVLNDTLLAECGTSASRCLNLQNGSLVLRSVEKEDEGNYEFVFQNITRSFKLEVFEPSVDIQCFPNGTGELYCDVTSNQSTSFRWLLNGTALSAPEACVKDGGKKVRLDRTVPGEFVCEVHHGNSITRTRPVVLSCNYGDLLQYPWFIYILAGCAGGVVILVVVVSSVICCCMKRKHKFIPVPSEEEKDDGLTMSMISSEGMKSPPSGDHVEAQPAQIDCPSKPDTAQTGQGTEPQDLVEENLPVETEPEEIPDAEVIVDVESQEKASDCFPDPSDN; this is encoded by the exons ATGGATTTCAGCTCTCCTTTTACTCTGCAGTGCTTGCTGGTGGTAATAACTGTTACTCATG GCTCTGTCATCTGGACTGGTGTACTCAGCGGTGGGTCAGCAGTCTTTTCTATGGGAATTCAAAGTCTGCAGAACCTCTCCAGAATGAGCAAGGGGGACAAGAGATGCTTAACAGCTGTCTTAAATGATACCTTGTTGGCAGAGTGTGGCACTTCTGCCAGCAGATGTCTGAACTTGCAGAATGGCTCCCTAGTGCTGAGGAGTGTGGAGAAAGAGGACGAAGGAAATTAtgagtttgtttttcagaacaTCACCAGATCTTTTAAGCTGGAAGTATTTG AGCCATCCGTTGATATCCAGTGCTTCCCTAACGGGACCGGGGAGCTGTACTGTGATGTGACCAGCAACCAGAGCACCAGCTTTCGGTGGCTGCTCAACGGCACTGCGCTGAGCGCCCCTGAGGCTTGCGTTAAGGACGGTGGCAAGAAGGTTCGCCTGGACAGGACTGTGCCCGGGGAATTTGTGTGTGAGGTTCACCATGGGAACAGCATCACGAGGACCAGGCCTGTTGTGCTGTCTTGCAACTATG gagaCCTGTTGCAGTACCCATGGTTCATTTACATCctggcaggctgtgcagggggtgTGGTTATCctggtggtggttgtgtcctCAGTCATATGTTGCTGCATGAAAAGGAAACACAAGTTCATTCCAGTGCCTTCAG aggaggagaaagatgaTGGACTAACAATGTCCATGATCTCCAGTGAAGGTATGAAGAGTCCCCCCAGTGGAGACCATGTCGAAGCTCAACCTGCACAAATTGACTGCCCTTCAAAGCCTG ACACTGCCCAAACTGGTCAAGGGACTGAGCCCCAGGACCTCGTGGAAGAAAATTTACCAGTAGAGACAGAGCCCGAGGAAATACCAGACGCAGAGGTCATAGTTGATGTGGAAAGCCAGGAAAAGGCCTCAGACTGTTTCCCAGATCCAAGTGATAACTGA